TGAACGGAGAGTCTTCATGCCGTTTCGATACCGTCGATATTCCGAGGTTTCCTGAACGTGTCCGTCACTTCCGCCTGTCCAACCTGTGGTAAACGCTTCCGATTTCCCGACGACTCGAAAGTCGGGAAGAAAATTCGCTGCCGGGAATGCGAGGAACCCTTCGTCGTCGAACCACTGGGCGACTCCGAAAAACCAACGGGAAAGCCAAAGCGCGCGAAAACCGCAGGCGGTCTTCCGCCACGCACGGTGGGCGTCAAACCCAAGCCGAAGAAGAAATCCCGCCCCAAAAGTGAGGAAGAATCCTCGAAGAAACGGAAGAGCCAGAAGAAAAAGAAGTCCAACTTCACTGGCAGCCCCGCGTTTATTGGTGGCATCAGCACGTTGGTGCTCGCCTTGCTGATCGGTGTGCCCTTCTTGTCTTCCGGTGATGACAAACCGATGGAACCGCCGGCTTCGTACACGAGCTTTCAACACGAGATCAACAACGCGTTCAAATGCGAGTACCCGTCGAACTGGAAAATGGAAAGCGGCGGCAAATCCGGTTCGGTCGTCTGGGCACGCATTGAGTTTGAAGACGTGAAAATTCGCATCCGCAGCAGCATGGGAGCCAGTGCAATCGGTGACATCGCCAGCAACATGGGTGGCGACATCCTCGGTGGTGCCGGAGGCGTTGAATTCGATGAATCCATGGCTCCGATTGCCAGCGTTCACGAGATGATGCACGATCAGTACGCTCAAGATTACAGCGGTTATCAGGAGCAGCAGCCGAAGAAAATCGAAACCGGCTTCGGCGACACACGGATTTCGGAGTTCACTGCGTCCGGAAGTTGGGGTTCGACCGTCCGTGGCGTGCGGGCGTCGATGCTGGGGCGTGATTTGCAATGGACCGTGATCTGCGACTGTCCGGAGAAAGACTGGGCGGTTTGCCAACCCGTTTTCGAGCACATCGTCAAGAGCATGAGCCGTGGCTGAGTCGTCCGGAAAACCGAATCGTCATCCGAAGCCGAACGCCAAACGACGACCGACAACACTCGTCACCTGCCCGTCCTGCAACACTCGTTTTCGTTCGCCGGTGCGGTCAAAGTCGTATGACGCCGAATGCCTGAACTGCGATGAATTGGTCACGGTTCCCGCCCGTGGTTCTCGGGAAACGCCGGAAGAACCGACTCCGCAAACGAAGCCGGAACCATCACGGCCAGGTGTGTTCGATGCCATGGCGG
This region of Thalassoroseus pseudoceratinae genomic DNA includes:
- a CDS encoding zinc ribbon domain-containing protein — its product is MSVTSACPTCGKRFRFPDDSKVGKKIRCRECEEPFVVEPLGDSEKPTGKPKRAKTAGGLPPRTVGVKPKPKKKSRPKSEEESSKKRKSQKKKKSNFTGSPAFIGGISTLVLALLIGVPFLSSGDDKPMEPPASYTSFQHEINNAFKCEYPSNWKMESGGKSGSVVWARIEFEDVKIRIRSSMGASAIGDIASNMGGDILGGAGGVEFDESMAPIASVHEMMHDQYAQDYSGYQEQQPKKIETGFGDTRISEFTASGSWGSTVRGVRASMLGRDLQWTVICDCPEKDWAVCQPVFEHIVKSMSRG